The Coffea arabica cultivar ET-39 chromosome 1e, Coffea Arabica ET-39 HiFi, whole genome shotgun sequence genome has a window encoding:
- the LOC113733981 gene encoding piezo-type mechanosensitive ion channel homolog isoform X4 translates to MESFLGDFVLPLLLLIGTWVILYSHYSSPTKAFLVDRILHVKDDTNDPAGLLNWSLISFINLVASLVIRFVARKRGFRFRCRNSLLWCIFLFSLIVIFSQVTFLVISAIMGSEWTVADAWWMKLIGLMKLQSWRSPLVVYLLIIQLLVAVIALTEIQWNRFGFFRLQDSCWACFSSVVEHIGSRLRVASCLLLPGIQLVVGISNPSWLSLPFFVCSCVGLVDWSLTSNFLGLFRWWKLLWLYAGFSICLLYVYQLPVGFPEIFNMIANFVGLYKLSPKSDLQEISSSLSLMAFYYVLSCVKCDLEEMDFLMSIREGSLTEQLLPSRHPFFIRELRSGVRHANVFLRRTVFRYFTINFFTYGFPVSLFALTFWSFHFASICAFGLLAYVGYILYVFPSLFRLHRLNGLLLVFILLWAVSTYVFNVAFAFMNWKLGKDMEIWEMVGLWHYPIPGFFLLAQFCLGILVALGNLVNNTVFLCTSDEEGQSSKDYYKEEVNEETKVLIVATIAWGLRKCSRAIVLVLIFLIAMKPGFIHAVYVIFFFMYLLSHEISKRTRQSLILLCEANFAILYILQLNLVSKTLEKKGSLSMGILSQLGLLESDSSWDFLEIALLACFCAIHNHGFEMLFSFSAIVQHTPSPPVGFSILRAGLNKSVLLSVYATSSTRDSHDNASHEKRIALYLGAIGKKFLSVYRSFGTYIAFLTILLTVYLMWGEYAEMFPGQRHYDLSLLLGFQVYKPNFWGIEAGLRAKVLVIAACTLQYNVFHWLERMPTFLVDVVNSEEPCPLFVSAEDVLPVVSVPNGENDASSSFNERSSRKIGVTSSSLPTFSPGLYQSSHDVSTAGVGYKDHNTRKYSFGHIWGSVKESHKWNKKRILALRRERFEIQKTTLKIYLKFWIENMFNLFGLEINMIALLLASFALLNAISLLYIVSLAACALLERHILRKLWPMFVFLFSLILVFEYFAMWKHLMPLDPHVSSDTNVHCHDCWKISNLYFAHCRSCWLGLIVDDPRMLISYFVVFLLACFKLRADHASSFSGSFTYRQMVSQRKNAFVWRDLSFETKSMWTFLDYLRLYCYCHLLDLVLALVLITGTLEYDILHLGYLAFALIFFRMRLTILKKKNSIFKYLRIYNFGVIVLSLAYQSPFVGDFSGGKCETIDYIYEVIGFYKYDYGFRITSRSALVEIVIFVLVSLQSYMFSSPEFDYVFRYLEAEQIGAIVHEQEKKAAWKTEQFLHIRESEEKKRQRNFQVEKMKSEMLNLQIQLHNMNSTSACDDSSPASEGLRKRKNATVNTNMNSGILEKQDINTHPDSGFAFDLYGSPSNVRGESPFTMEFAKQPIESPLGEITELEECTSEGSFLESDRERKGRGQASENPLVSAVQLIGDGVSQVQSIGNQAVNNIVSFLNIAPEDSDTNEHTAAEEGVFQESESQNVRYACLDRASSVQSDRSRASDTASLQIGRIFGHIWSQMRSNNDVVCYICFVLVFLWNFSLLSMVYLAALFLYALCVNTGPSYTFWVIMLIYTEIYILIQYLYQIVIQHCGFSIQSSLLQELGFPTKRIKSSFVISTLPLFLVYLFTLVQSSITAKDGEWFSPGFSKGRLLHRKEVLQVSTLSGTAKELVQLVAKMVKMVISSCSTYWKSLTQEAESPPYFVQLSMDVHLWPEGGIQPERIESGINRLLQLVHDERCKNENHCSCASRVQIQSIEKSTENPNVALAVFEVVYASHSEECNAKEQYESLTPAADVAKEILEAHNAGFTEGIGFPYHIISAIGGGKREVDLYAYIFGADLSVFFLVAIFYQSVIKNKTEFLEVYQLEDQFPKEFVFILMAIFFLIVVDRVIYLCSFATGKVIFYLFNLILFTCAVTQYAWHMDTSQQNTAGLALRAIYLTKAISLSLQAMQIQYGVPHKSTLYRQFLTSKVSRVNYLGYRLYRALPFLYELRCVLDWSCTTTALTMYDWLKLEDINASLYLVKCDAVLNRARHKQGEKQTKWTKFCNGICLFFILICVIWAPMLMYSSGNPTNIANPINDATVQLDIKTGGGRLTLYQTTLCEKISWDQLNTVIDLDPQGYLDTYNVRDIQLVCCQSDASTLWLVPHMVQRRFLWSLNEEMNIKFSWILTRDRPKGKEVVKYERTVDPMDCPKPSEVEAVFNGTSSSFRVRNIYPRYFRVTGSGDVRPFEQEANDVSADLVLNNGNLEWWSFHDINSLDVSGCGGLKGPMAIIVSEETPQGFLGETLSKFSIWGLYITFVLAVGRFIRLQCSDLRMRIPYENLPSCDRLIAICEDIYAARAEGELGVEEILYWTLVKIYRSPHMLLEYTKPD, encoded by the exons ATGGAAAGTTTTCTTGGCGATTTTGTGCTGCCTTTGCTGCTTTTGATAGGTACGTGGGTCATTTTGTATTCCCATTATTCTTCCCCGACAAAGGCGTTTCTTGTTGATCGAATTTTACACGTCAAAGATGATACAAATGATCCAG CTGGTCTACTAAATTGGAGTTTGATTTCTTTCATTAATTTGGTGGCTTCTCTTGTAATTCGATTTGTGGCCCGAAAAAGAG GATTTCGCTTCAGATGCAGAAATTCGTTGCTATGgtgcatttttttattttctcttattgTGATATTTTCACAAGTGACCTTTCTTGTTATATCGGCAATTATGGGTTCGGAATGGACGGTTGCAGATGCCTGGTGGATGAAGCTCATTGGATTGATGAA ACTTCAATCCTGGAGATCTCCACTGGTTGTATATCTCCTGATTATACAACTCTTAGTTGCTGTCATTGCGCTAACTGAGATCCAGTGGAACAGATTTGGCTTTTTCCGATTACAAGATTCTTGTTGGGCCTGTTTTTCTTCAGTGGTTGAGCATATAG GTTCTCGTCTTAGGGTGGCTTCCTGCTTGTTGCTGCCTGGCATTCAGTTGGTTGTTGGAATTAGTAATCCTTCTTGGCTTTCTTTACCATTTTTTGTCTGTAGCTGTGTTGGTCTTGTGGATTGGTCTTTAACAAGCAACTTTTTAGGGCTTTTCAG GTGGTGGAAGCTTCTTTGGCTTTATGCTGGCTTCAGCATTTGCTTGTTGTATGTGTATCAGCTCCCAGTTGGCTTCCCAGAGATTTTCAACATGATAGCCAATTTCGTTGGTCTGTACaaactttctccaaaatctgatttgcaagaaatttcttccAGTCTTTCTTTGATGGCATTTTACTATGTG CTCTCCTGCGTGAAGTGTGATTTGGAGGAAATGGATTTCCTTATGTCCATAAGAGAGGGAAGCTTGACCGAGCAACTTCTGCCCTCAAGGCATCCATTTTTTATTCGTGAATTGAG ATCTGGTGTAAGGCATGCAAATGTATTTTTAAGGAGAACAGTTTTCCGGTATTTCACTATCAACTTTTTCACGTATGGTTTTCCG GTCTCCTTGTTTGCACTTACATTTTGGAGCTTCCACTTCGCGAGTATATGTGCATTTGGATTGCTTGCATATGTTGGGTACATTTTATATGTTTTCCCTTCCTTGTTCCGTCTGCACCGATTAAATGGGTTGCTTCTTGTCTTTATTCTCTTGTGGGCGGTCAGCACATATGTCTTCAATGTGGCATTTGCTTTCATGAATTGGAAACTTGGAAAG GACATGGAAATCTGGGAGATGGTTGGGCTGTGGCATTATCCCATTCCTGGCTTCTTCCTACTTGCTCAATTTTGTCTTGGAATTCTTGTTGCTCTTGGTAACCTAGTTAACAATACTGTTTTTCTCTGCACATCAGATGAGGAGGGGCAGTCATCAAAGGACTACTACAAAGAGGAAG TGAATGAAGAAACCAAAGTCCTTATTGTGGCTACAATAGCTTGGGGATTGCGCAAATGTTCTCGTGCCATCGTACTGGTGCTGATATTCCTTATAGCAATGAAACCTGGTTTCATCCATGCCGTGTATG TGATATTCTTCTTCATGTATCTTTTGAGCCATGAAATCAGTAAAAGAACGCGCCAATCTCTGATTCTTCTTTGTGAGGCTAATTTTGCCATACTGTACATTCTTCAGCTTAATTTGGTCTCAAAAACTCTGGAGAAGAAAGGCTCCTTAAGCATGGGAATCCTTTCTCAGTTAG GTCTCCTTGAAAGTGATAGTTCTTGGGATTTCCTCGAAATAGCTCTGCTCGCATGCTTTTGTGCAATTCATAATCATGGGTTCGAAATGTTGTTTTCATTTTCTGCAATCGTACAGCACACACCCAGTCCTCCAGTTGGATTTAGCATTTTGAGAGCTGGATTGAATAAATCAGTTTTGCTGTCAGTCTATGCCACCTCAAGCACCAGGGACAGTCATGACAATGCCTCCCATG AGAAAAGAATTGCTCTGTATCTTGGCGCGATAGGGAAGAAATTTTTGTCTGTGTATAGATCATTTGGAACCTACATCGCGTTTCTGACCATTCTTCTAACAGTTTACCTG ATGTGGGGTGAATATGCTGAAATGTTTCCTGGACAAAGGCACTATGATCTATCCCTCCTCCTGGGGTTTCAGGTATACAAACCAAATTTCTGGGGTATAGAAGCTGGCTTGAGGGCAAAAGTTCTTGTGATTGCTGCATGTACCCTTCAGTATAATGTCTTCCATTGGTTGGAGAGGATGCCCACTTTTCTTGTAGATGTAGTTAATTCGGAGGAGCCTTGCCCACTTTTTGTCTCTGCAGAAGACGTCCTACCTGTTGTTTCAGTGCCCAATGGTGAAAATGACGCATCATCAAGTTTCAATGAACGATCTTCAAGAAAGATAGGAGTCACGAGTAGTTCATTGCCTACATTCAGCCCTGGTCTTTACCAATCATCTCATGATGTGTCCACGGCTGGAGTAGGATATAAGGATCACAATACTAGAAAATACTCATTTGGGCATATATGGGGGAGTGTGAAGGAGAGTCATAAGTGGAACAAGAAGAGGATTCTTGCCTTGAGAAGGGAGAGGTTTGAAATCCAAAAGACTACCTTGAAGATATATTTGAAGTTTTGGATAGAGAACATGTTTAACCTTTTTGGCCTTGAGATCAACATGATTGCTCTACTATTGGCCAGTTTTGCTCTTCTGAATGCAATTTCTTTGCTCTATATTGTATCACTTGCAGCTTGTGCTCTTTTAGAGCGGCATATACTTCGGAAACTATGGCCAATGTTCGTCTTCTTGTTTTCTCTTATCCTTGTGTTTGAATACTTTGCCATGTGGAAGCACCTCATGCCGTTGGATCCACATGTTTCAAGTGACACTAATGTGCATTGCCATGATTGCTGGAAAATCTCAAACTTATATTTTGCTCATTGCAGGAGCTGTTGGTTGG GGCTTATTGTTGATGATCCCCGAATGCTGATTAGCTACTTTGTCGTCTTCCTGCTTGCATGTTTTAAGCTCCGTGCAGATCATGCTTCAAGTTTCTCTGGATCATTTACATATCGCCAGATggtttctcaaaggaaaaacgCTTTTGTTTGGAGAGATCTGTCATTTGAAACCAAAAGCATGTGGACTTTCCTTGACTATTTGCGGCTTTATTGCTATTGTCATCTGTTAGATCTTGTGCTTGCTTTGGTTCTGATTACAGGAACCCTTGAATATGATATTCTGCACCTAGGATatcttgcttttgctttgatttTCTTTCGGATGAGGCTTAcgatattaaaaaagaaaaacagtatCTTTAAGTATCTGCGCATATACAATTTTGGAGTTATTGTTCTTTCTCTTGCATATCAATCTCCTTTTGTGGGTGATTTTAGTGGGGGAAAGTGTGAAACTATTGATTACATATATGAGGTGATTGGATTCTACAAATATGACTATGGGTTCCGGATAACCTCCAGATCTGCTTTAGTTGAGATAGTCATTTTTGTTCTGGTATCACTACAGTCATACATGTTTTCCTCCCCTGAGTTTGATTACGTATTTCGGTATCTTGAAGCGGAGCAAATTGGGGCTATTGTACATGAGCAAGAGAAGAAAGCTGCATGGAAAACTGAACAGTTTCTTCACATTCGTGAATCTGAAGAGAAAAAGCGCCAGCGCAACTTCCAAGTAGAGAAGATGAAGTCCGAGATGCTTAATTTACAAATCCAGCTTCATAATATGAACTCTACATCTGCATGTGATGACTCTTCTCCTGCAAGTGAAGGGCTTAGAAAGAGGAAGAATGCCACAGTAAATACAAATATGAACAGTGGAATTCTTGAAAAGCAGGATATTAATACTCATCCTGATTCAGGTTTTGCATTTGATCTGTACGGTTCTCCAAGTAATGTAAGAGGAGAGAGTCCTTTTACAATGGAATTTGCAAAGCAACCAATAGAATCTCCTCTTGGAGAGATCACTGAGCTTGAggaatgtacaagtgaaggttcaTTTCTGGAGTCTGACAGAGAAAGGAAAGGCAGAGGCCAAGCAAGTGAAAACCCTTTAGTCTCTGCTGTACAGTTGATTGGTGATGGTGtttctcaagtgcaatcaataGGAAACCAAGCAGTTAACAATATTGTGAGCTTTCTTAATATTGCACCTGAAGATTCAGATACAAATGAGCACACAGCTGCTGAGGAGGGGGTCTTTCAGGAGAGTGAGAGCCAAAATGTGAGGTACGCATGCTTGGATCGTGCCTCTTCTGTGCAATCTGACAGAAGTAGAGCATCTGACACTGCAAGTTTGCAGATTGGAAGGATCTTTGGCCATATTTGGTCTCAGATGCGGTCGAATAATGATGTTGTTTGTTACATTTGCTTTGTACTGGTATTTCTGTGGAACTTTAGTTTGCTTTCGATGGTTTATTTGGCAGCTCTATTCTTGTATGCTCTTTGTGTCAACACAGGGCCAAGTTACACTTTTTGGGTTATCATGCTAATCTACACTGAAATTTATATATTGATTCAGTACCTGTATCAAATTGTGATCCAACATTGTGGTTTCAGCATCCAGTCAAGCCTTCTTCAAGAACTTGGGTTTCCAACAAAGAGGATAAAGTCATCATTTGTGATAAGTACATTGCCTCTTTTTCTAGTGTATCTATTTACTCTTGTTCAGAGCTCTATAACTGCCAAAGACGGTGAATGGTTTTCGCCAGGGTTTAGTAAGGGGAGATTGTTGCACCGCAAGGAGGTTCTGCAGGTTTCTACTTTGAGTGGGACAGCAAAGGAGCTGGTCCAGCTAGTGGCAAAAATGGTCAAAATGGTGATTAGCAGCTGCAGTACATATTGGAAATCACTGACACAGGAAGCAGAATCTCCTCCATACTTTGTCCAGTTGTCTATGGATGTTCATTTGTGGCCAGAAGGTGGAATTCAACCAGAGAGGATAGAATCTGGAATTAATCGTCTGCTACAGCTTGTTCATGATGAGAGatgcaaaaatgaaaatcattgTTCTTGTGCTAGTAGGGTTCAAATTCAAAGTATTGAAAAGAGTACAGAAAACCCAAATGTTGCCTTAGCTGTTTTTGAGGTGGTTTATGCCTCACATAGTGAGGAATGTAATGCCAAAGAACAGTACGAGTCCCTAACACCAGCGGCTGATGTAGCAAAAGAGATCCTTGAAGCACATAATGCTGGTTTTACAGAGGGAATTGGATTTCCTTACCATATAATCTCTGCTATTGGAGGTGGTAAAAGAGAAGTTGATCTCTATGCCTACATATTTGGTGCAGACTTGtctgttttctttttggttGCTATTTTCTATCAATCTGTCATAAAAAACAAAACTGAGTTTCTCGAGGTTTATCAGCTTGAGGACCAATTTCCCAAAGAGTTCGTATTTATTCTAATG GCTATCTTCTTCTTGATCGTAGTTGATCGTGTTATCTACCTCTGTTCTTTTGCCACAGGAAAAGTTATATTCTATCTGTTCAATCTTATCCTTTTTACCTGTGCGGTCACACAGTATGCCTGGCACATGGATACCTCCCAGCAAAACACTGCAGGTTTAGCTCTTCGTGCAATATATCTGACTAAAGCAATTTCTCTGTCACTACAAGCTATGCAAATCCAATATGGGGTACCACATAAGAGCACCCTGTACCGGCAGTTCCTCACCAGCAAAGTTTCCCGAGTGAATTATCTAGGTTATCGGCTTTACCGTGCCCTGCCTTTTCTATATGAACTACGATGTGTTCTTGATTGGTCGTGCACTACAACAGCATTGACAATGTATGATTGGCTGAAG TTGGAGGACATTAATGCAAGCTTGTACCTCGTCAAATGTGATGCTGTTCTTAATAGGGCTAGACACAAGCAAGGGGAGAAGCAGACCAAATGGACCAAGTTTTGCAATGGGATATGCTTATTCTTCATTTTAATTTGTGTAATTTGGGCTCCTATGCTG ATGTATAGCAGTGGTAATCCAACAAATATTGCGAATCCCATAAATGATGCAACTGTTCAGCTTGATATCAAGACAGGTGGTGGAAGGTTGACGTTGTACCAGACCACTCTTTGTGAAAAAATTTCGTGGGATCAGCTGAACACAGTCATTGATCTTGATCCTCAAGGTTATTTGGATACATACAATGTGCGTGACATCCAACTGGTTTGCTGTCAATCTGATGCGAGTACTTTGTGGCTTGTCCCTCATATGGTGCAGAGAAGGTTCCTTTGGTCTCTCAATGAAGAGATGAATATCAAGTTTTCTTGGATTCTTACCAGAGACAGACCAAAGGGCAAGGAAGTTGTTAAATATGAAAGAACAGTTGATCCAATGGATTGCCCAAAACCATCAGAGGTTGAGGCAGTGTTTAATGGCACTAGTAGTAGTTTTCGGGTGCGAAACATCTATCCAAGATATTTTCGCGTTACTGGTTCGGGTGATGTTAGGCCTTTTGAACAGGAG GCTAACGATGTCAGTGCTGACCTTGTCCTTAATAATGGGAATTTGGAATGGTGGTCCTTTCATGATATCAATTCGTTGGATGTTAGTGGCTGTGGAGGGTTAAAAGGGCCAATGGCCATCATTGTATCAGAAGAAACCCCAC AGGGTTTCCTTGGCGAGACGCTCAGCAAATTCAGTATCTGGGGCCTGTACATTACATTTGTGCTAGCAGTTGGACGCTTTATCAGACTTCAGTGCTCTGATTTGCGAATGAGGATCCCATACGAGAATCTTCCTTCTTGCGACAG GTTGATCGCCATCTGTGAGGATATATATGCTGCTAGAGCAGAGGGAGAACTTGGAGTAGAAGAGATCCTATATTGGACGCTGGTGAAGATTTACAGGTCACCTCATATGTTGCTTGAGTACACGAAGCCAGACTAG